The Phlebotomus papatasi isolate M1 chromosome 3, Ppap_2.1, whole genome shotgun sequence genomic sequence TCGATCATGGATTCCACTCCAAGTTACCACCCGGAATTCTTCCCCATGGACTTCCCAGGGTTGGCGAAGTGGCTCCAGCTGTTACGCCGCAAGAGCAACAAAAGAAGGAAGTGGAGGAGAAAAAAGAAAGTAAGAATCATCATTCacttactgtttttttttatgaataatccttatgcccaacgcacaataacttttgtttagtaaacatgtttttaacatttcaatgagagtgagtgagatctaaatctagtcatctcgctcattctcattcgaaattttgaaaacatatttacaaacaaaagttactgtgcgttggacattataaaaaaataatattaaaaagtggAAAATCATTCGTGGACAGCTCGAATTTTCGGGCGCTTTGCGAATGTTTTCTTCTCCATTTTTAAGAAGTTTAGGGGACAATCTGAATATTTGAGATAACACTGCAACCTTCTTTCAAGTCAATtttttctacacagaaaaaaaatattttgtaaaattgttcgtaaatgtttgtgaaatcctatgaaGGACTTacacgaaatgctcgtgaatcatataacccacaaacaagttcgtaaaattttgtacattttcacaaacattgttcgtaaaatgatcatttggcgaacattttttgtacttttataaacATTCGTAAtatgtaaatgttcgtaaacacacaaaaaaaaattcgtgaaattttgtcatttgttcgtatttgtttgaaaatttttgccagtcaaataaaaatttacgaacaaatgacaaaattttacgaacattttttgtgtgtttacgaacatttacgaacaaatgtttgtaaaagtacaaaaaatgttcgtcaaatgatcattttacgaacaatgtttgtgaaaaaagtacaaaattttacgaacttgtttgtagtTTATACGGGTTATACAAttaacgagcatttcgtaagactgccataggatttcacaaacatttacgaacaattttacaaaatatttttttctgtgtaaaggAAAGAAAACGGTGTTCAAGCTTAACTAGACCGAATTTACATCCCTGATGCATTgtctatttaaaaatacttaGTTGCAAGAATACTAGGCGGACAATTGAACATGTGTGAAAATACCggtgaatcatttctaataacggtttttcaaggtcaaaagtaaaAAAGGccctagagagcgcatttataaagcgaatggggtcataatTGAGCTCTTTAGAAGGGTCTTGGAATTTCGAACAAACCTGAATCGGTTTTGaagcggtaatgaaccggttcataaccaataactgatttttatttgaaattcgcAATTAGTCCTAATTTATTttaggcaatattttgagtgatttataaatacgTGTTGGAAATGGCGCCAAATTTTTGGCACTTATTGGTGCtagtaaaaaaaactatgaagttcgaaatgtgcataatgccgggattgagtgtagtactcttaaaattattttgtgggatgtTTCGAGTGATATACAAATAGgtttaaatcagttgagaaccggtaaatggtaaatgatgtgcAAGTACCTTTGAGGGataacatctaagtcacgagttcgtgcactttgcaaagcctgggacggtTTGCCGCCTCTTTTATCTGTTgtgtttattcatttttggactattataaaattgcattcaaaatttaattattgaaatattattgaaattattgaaaCAAAATgttttgctaattttttttaatcaagtgaagcaaatttgtaatttttattctatGAAATTTTATACAAAGAATCATTATACAACTAGTGAAGAAGCATTTTCATCGTTCCGCTTTGGGATTGGTCACCAACTCTGATACAGCGGCGGACGTATGCTAACGTATTTTTCTGCTAATTAGTTTGAGTTTCAAAATAagttgaaaaatataataagtCAACATTATTGCCTCTACACATTTGGAAGATATTGACGTGGAATTTTGATGTTTCGAAGTGAACTATTTTCGATTTATCAATGAATTGTTGGAGCTTTACTTCAAAATTATATATTgtaaaataactttttcaaatccaaaaatgaattatgttttacaattttatgttttttttaatcattttctttattagtaTTTTCATGACCTCAAGTTCTCTATGtttcgagcgaaatatcacgtatgatgcacgcacatgtcttcatgaaacactcttaggcatatttctaattgatgttccttatgaattttgtcacacgaaaatcttcttgactgaagtatattcttaaaacgaaaacacttaagcatatacttcagtcgagatgaaattttacatcgaaaaagagtaatagtTACAttgatatccgacgaattaattcaactcgtacgaagagttgtttcaactctattttactaaaatttacaacgaaaaagagtaacaattacatcgatattcgtagagttaattcaagtCTGCCATAGAGTTtaattttttaggtttttttcttagtgtactaGATTATCCAAATTCTTATCTACAAATTTGTCCGACATTATGCGTTGTCCGATTTTACAAACGTTTACAtagtaatttttttgaatattaatgcTATTCTCTTTCTTTTTAGTAATTGAGCTGTCTGAGGAGCAGAAACAAATGATAATTCTCTCTGAGGAATTCCAAAGGTTTGTCCTCAAGAGTGGCAAAATTATGGAGCGTGCTTTGTCCGAGAGTGTGGACATCTACAAGGATTATGTTGGAGGTGGAGACACAGATGAAGCAACGTAAGTGTTAACTTATTatgatgaatttttttaaattattgagtcgccaataattgtttttttttttggtggggTATTTCAGTGATGAGAAATCTCATGCtcgactctcactcaatcggacCTTCTACTGTGATCGCTGGTCAAAGAATCGCTGTGTGACTTCCATGGATTGGTCCACTCACTTCCCTGAACTTCTGGTGGCATCGTATCATAACAATGAGGAGGGTCACAATGAGCCAGATGGTGTTGTGGCTGTGTGGAATACCAAGTTCAAGAAGAAGACTCCAGAGGATGTTTTCCATTGTCAGAGTGCCGTAATGTCAGCATGCTTCGCCAAGTTCCATCCCAATTTGATTCTTGGGGGAACGTATTCGGGTCAGATTGTGCTGTGGGATAATCGTGTGCAGAAGAGGACACCAATTCAGAGGACACCATTAAGTGCTACAGCTCATACTCATCCGGTCTTTTGTCTGTCAATGGTTGGATCCCAGAATGCCCACAATGTCATTTCTATTTCGACAGATGGGAAATTGTGCTCTTGGAGTCTGGATATGCTTTCAATGCCGCAGGATACGTTGGAATTGCAGCATAAGCAGGCTAAATCCATTGCGGTGACGTGCATGGGTTTTCCCAATggagaaattaataattttgtggtGGGAAGCGAAGATGGATTTGTCTATTCGGCTTCCAGGCATGGAAATCGTGCGGGAATCAGTGAGATTTATGAGAAGCATTTGGGTCCAGTTACTGGAATTTCAACGCACTATAATCAGTCAAGTCCGGACTTTGGACATCTCTTTTTGACTTCTTCGATGGACTGGACGATAAAATTGTGGAGTCTGAAGGAGAATAAGCCATTGTATTCGTTTGAGGATAATTCAGATTATGTGATGGATGTTGCATGGTCTCCGATCAATCCGGCTCTATTTGCCAGTATTGATGGGGATGGGAGGTTGGATTTGTGGAATCTGAATCAGGATACGGAAGTTCCGACGGCTTCGGTTGTTGTGGAGGCAGCTCCGGCTCTCAATAGACTTTCTTGGAGTCCTAATGGGATGAATGTGACAGTGGGGGATGTTGATGGGAGGATATACGTGTATGATGTGGCTGAGCATGTGGCTACACCGAGGGTGGATGAGTGGACTAAATTTGCAGCGACTCTCAATGAGCTGCGGATGAATCAATTGGATGAATTTGAGGAGGCTGACAAGAAGACACCAATTCCGCAGAATCCTTCAATCTCCATCACGTCATCCAGTCCACATATTTAAGATGGAGCGGGGAGGGGGCTAGTCGCCAGAAACAACTCCTGGGTATGAATTTTGAGGTGATTGAGttattcacgtgagaaattcacagATTATAGGTCGCCATTTTAAGTGTTTTGTGAAGCTTTCGCAAAAGTGTCATGCTAAAAACTGACAGCGTCTATTGCTTTTTGATGGATTTTTGACATTCAGACGATTTCttcaaaagcaatttttgataaaaatggcttccaatgtgtagatgcctttCTTGCGAAAGCTTCACAAAATGCTTACTAAAAGGTTATCTCGTAGCGATGAATTGCTCATGGGAATAACTTTACCATCTCAAAATTGACACAATGCAGTGCTAATCCGTAGAATATTAATTCCCaagtaaaaattgtaatttattctATTCTAAATCCATGTCTCATTTAACCGTTGGTCATTCAAATATACTCTGATGGTAAAATTAGTTAGTTTTTTGATTACTTGGCGCTGGCGTAGCATGCTGTCAGTTTTTTTGGCTGTGTGTTTTGTTCGCGAAAGGCTGTTTTTCTCGTGcagttaaattaaataattttgcaagGCAATGATATCACTGGCTGACGTCATGGTGCATAAATAAACGTGTTGAATTGGTGAGCTGCGACTCGATAAGAGAGTGGGATAGTTTGGTGGGAGAGATACATGAACGTCAAAGGTCCGCGAGACGTTGAAACAAAACGAAGCTCGGCAGTTTGGAAGAGTGTTTGCGTGTGAAAGACATCGCGGTCAATTTATTCCAATAAATTTCAGTGATATTTATAGAAGTGCCAGTGTTTTTGGGTATTTCATCACAAATCAGCAGCTTCTTGTGTACAATCTGGATTATTTCATATGCACAGACATCTCCCGGAAAAGCCTCCAGTAACTCCTAGACTTTGAGGGATTTTCCCTTGagttttttattgcttaaaaacATTTGATTGTTTTCTTGTGGAAAAGTGTTTGTGCTGAGTGAGAAAAGTGCACAAATTTCCTGTGTTTCAGAGTCAACGAGGAGGAACCAACTACTTTCCAGAAGGTAAATCTCAAATACTTCCCTTTGTTAGGTTATTTGCACTATCTTCCGCAAAGAATCTTTCCCcctctttggaaaaaaaaatcaacaaagagGGTCGAAGAGACGCCAGCAAGTCCTTCCCTCCTTCCACACGCAGAATTTGTGTCAGAGCGGATTAAAAAGGGAATGAGGAACTCGTGGATTTCCCTCTGCAAAAGATGACTCATTTTGTGCTCAGCGTTTGCAACTCAATGACGTCGcccctttcaaataaaaatccaGTCAATCGATAAATTCTCAGAAAAAGACCTTGTATTCAAATAACACCAAAAATTCCTCCAGATATTCGAATAATTTGTAACTAATAATACAGTGGTTTTCGTGGCAAAAGAGCTGCCCACTCGCGCGATAACATTTCCCTCTTGATAAGCCTTCCAATACTCCGGCATACTCGTTATC encodes the following:
- the LOC129808204 gene encoding cytoplasmic dynein 1 intermediate chain isoform X2, with the translated sequence MDRKAELERKKAKLAAMREEKDRRRREKEQKDMEEAAGRLGAGHDKDNRRDLDEMLSSLGVAPVSEVLSSLSSVNSAASDTSATHTPDGSLQPASLNGTQPASLKNRKPVNLSVVAVQTTNIPPKETVVYTKQTQTNSSGGHERDVLSCHSSPLSGYMEDWWRPRKAHATDYYVLTFGDAQGDDEESSLPHIDHGFHSKLPPGILPHGLPRVGEVAPAVTPQEQQKKEVEEKKEIIELSEEQKQMIILSEEFQRFVLKSGKIMERALSESVDIYKDYVGGGDTDEATDEKSHARLSLNRTFYCDRWSKNRCVTSMDWSTHFPELLVASYHNNEEGHNEPDGVVAVWNTKFKKKTPEDVFHCQSAVMSACFAKFHPNLILGGTYSGQIVLWDNRVQKRTPIQRTPLSATAHTHPVFCLSMVGSQNAHNVISISTDGKLCSWSLDMLSMPQDTLELQHKQAKSIAVTCMGFPNGEINNFVVGSEDGFVYSASRHGNRAGISEIYEKHLGPVTGISTHYNQSSPDFGHLFLTSSMDWTIKLWSLKENKPLYSFEDNSDYVMDVAWSPINPALFASIDGDGRLDLWNLNQDTEVPTASVVVEAAPALNRLSWSPNGMNVTVGDVDGRIYVYDVAEHVATPRVDEWTKFAATLNELRMNQLDEFEEADKKTPIPQNPSISITSSSPHI
- the LOC129808204 gene encoding cytoplasmic dynein 1 intermediate chain isoform X8, with the protein product MDRKAELERKKAKLAAMREEKDRRRREKEQKDMEEAAGRLGAGHDKDNRRDLDEMLSSLGVAPVSEVLSSLSSVNSAASDTSATHTPDGSLQPASLNGTQPASLKNRKPVNLSVVAVQTTNIPPKETVVYTKQTQTNSSGGHERDGYMEDWWRPRKAHATDYYDEYNLNPGLEWEDEFTVLTFGDAQGDDEESSLPHIDHGFHSKLPPGILPHGLPRVGEVAPAVTPQEQQKKEVEEKKEIIELSEEQKQMIILSEEFQRFVLKSGKIMERALSESVDIYKDYVGGGDTDEATDEKSHARLSLNRTFYCDRWSKNRCVTSMDWSTHFPELLVASYHNNEEGHNEPDGVVAVWNTKFKKKTPEDVFHCQSAVMSACFAKFHPNLILGGTYSGQIVLWDNRVQKRTPIQRTPLSATAHTHPVFCLSMVGSQNAHNVISISTDGKLCSWSLDMLSMPQDTLELQHKQAKSIAVTCMGFPNGEINNFVVGSEDGFVYSASRHGNRAGISEIYEKHLGPVTGISTHYNQSSPDFGHLFLTSSMDWTIKLWSLKENKPLYSFEDNSDYVMDVAWSPINPALFASIDGDGRLDLWNLNQDTEVPTASVVVEAAPALNRLSWSPNGMNVTVGDVDGRIYVYDVAEHVATPRVDEWTKFAATLNELRMNQLDEFEEADKKTPIPQNPSISITSSSPHI
- the LOC129808204 gene encoding cytoplasmic dynein 1 intermediate chain isoform X7 — translated: MDRKAELERKKAKLAAMREEKDRRRREKEQKDMEEAAGRLGAGHDKDNRRDLDEMLSSLGVAPVSEVLSSLSSVNSAASDTSATHTPDGSLQPASLNGTQPASLKNRKPVNLSVVAVQTTNIPPKETVVYTKQTQTNSSGGHERDAHATDYYGDDEESSLPHIDHGFHSKLPPGILPHGLPRVGEVAPAVTPQEQQKKEVEEKKEIIELSEEQKQMIILSEEFQRFVLKSGKIMERALSESVDIYKDYVGGGDTDEATDEKSHARLSLNRTFYCDRWSKNRCVTSMDWSTHFPELLVASYHNNEEGHNEPDGVVAVWNTKFKKKTPEDVFHCQSAVMSACFAKFHPNLILGGTYSGQIVLWDNRVQKRTPIQRTPLSATAHTHPVFCLSMVGSQNAHNVISISTDGKLCSWSLDMLSMPQDTLELQHKQAKSIAVTCMGFPNGEINNFVVGSEDGFVYSASRHGNRAGISEIYEKHLGPVTGISTHYNQSSPDFGHLFLTSSMDWTIKLWSLKENKPLYSFEDNSDYVMDVAWSPINPALFASIDGDGRLDLWNLNQDTEVPTASVVVEAAPALNRLSWSPNGMNVTVGDVDGRIYVYDVAEHVATPRVDEWTKFAATLNELRMNQLDEFEEADKKTPIPQNPSISITSSSPHI
- the LOC129808204 gene encoding cytoplasmic dynein 1 intermediate chain isoform X6; amino-acid sequence: MDRKAELERKKAKLAAMREEKDRRRREKEQKDMEEAAGRLGAGHDKDNRRDLDEMLSSLGVAPVSEVLSSLSSVNSAASDTSATHTPDGSLQPASLNGTQPASLKNRKPVNLSVVAVQTTNIPPKETVVYTKQTQTNSSGGHERDAHATDYYVLTFGDAQGDDEESSLPHIDHGFHSKLPPGILPHGLPRVGEVAPAVTPQEQQKKEVEEKKEIIELSEEQKQMIILSEEFQRFVLKSGKIMERALSESVDIYKDYVGGGDTDEATDEKSHARLSLNRTFYCDRWSKNRCVTSMDWSTHFPELLVASYHNNEEGHNEPDGVVAVWNTKFKKKTPEDVFHCQSAVMSACFAKFHPNLILGGTYSGQIVLWDNRVQKRTPIQRTPLSATAHTHPVFCLSMVGSQNAHNVISISTDGKLCSWSLDMLSMPQDTLELQHKQAKSIAVTCMGFPNGEINNFVVGSEDGFVYSASRHGNRAGISEIYEKHLGPVTGISTHYNQSSPDFGHLFLTSSMDWTIKLWSLKENKPLYSFEDNSDYVMDVAWSPINPALFASIDGDGRLDLWNLNQDTEVPTASVVVEAAPALNRLSWSPNGMNVTVGDVDGRIYVYDVAEHVATPRVDEWTKFAATLNELRMNQLDEFEEADKKTPIPQNPSISITSSSPHI
- the LOC129808204 gene encoding cytoplasmic dynein 1 intermediate chain isoform X3, translating into MDRKAELERKKAKLAAMREEKDRRRREKEQKDMEEAAGRLGAGHDKDNRRDLDEMLSSLGVAPVSEVLSSLSSVNSAASDTSATHTPDGSLQPASLNGTQPASLKNRKPVNLSVVAVQTTNIPPKETVVYTKQTQTNSSGGHERDGYMEDWWRPRKAHATDYYDEYNLNPGLEWEDEFTGDDEESSLPHIDHGFHSKLPPGILPHGLPRVGEVAPAVTPQEQQKKEVEEKKEIIELSEEQKQMIILSEEFQRFVLKSGKIMERALSESVDIYKDYVGGGDTDEATDEKSHARLSLNRTFYCDRWSKNRCVTSMDWSTHFPELLVASYHNNEEGHNEPDGVVAVWNTKFKKKTPEDVFHCQSAVMSACFAKFHPNLILGGTYSGQIVLWDNRVQKRTPIQRTPLSATAHTHPVFCLSMVGSQNAHNVISISTDGKLCSWSLDMLSMPQDTLELQHKQAKSIAVTCMGFPNGEINNFVVGSEDGFVYSASRHGNRAGISEIYEKHLGPVTGISTHYNQSSPDFGHLFLTSSMDWTIKLWSLKENKPLYSFEDNSDYVMDVAWSPINPALFASIDGDGRLDLWNLNQDTEVPTASVVVEAAPALNRLSWSPNGMNVTVGDVDGRIYVYDVAEHVATPRVDEWTKFAATLNELRMNQLDEFEEADKKTPIPQNPSISITSSSPHI
- the LOC129808204 gene encoding cytoplasmic dynein 1 intermediate chain isoform X4, which translates into the protein MDRKAELERKKAKLAAMREEKDRRRREKEQKDMEEAAGRLGAGHDKDNRRDLDEMLSSLGVAPVSEVLSSLSSVNSAASDTSATHTPDGSLQPASLNGTQPASLKNRKPVNLSVVAVQTTNIPPKETVVYTKQTQTNSSGGHERDVLSCHSSPLSGYMEDWWRPRKAHATDYYGDDEESSLPHIDHGFHSKLPPGILPHGLPRVGEVAPAVTPQEQQKKEVEEKKEIIELSEEQKQMIILSEEFQRFVLKSGKIMERALSESVDIYKDYVGGGDTDEATDEKSHARLSLNRTFYCDRWSKNRCVTSMDWSTHFPELLVASYHNNEEGHNEPDGVVAVWNTKFKKKTPEDVFHCQSAVMSACFAKFHPNLILGGTYSGQIVLWDNRVQKRTPIQRTPLSATAHTHPVFCLSMVGSQNAHNVISISTDGKLCSWSLDMLSMPQDTLELQHKQAKSIAVTCMGFPNGEINNFVVGSEDGFVYSASRHGNRAGISEIYEKHLGPVTGISTHYNQSSPDFGHLFLTSSMDWTIKLWSLKENKPLYSFEDNSDYVMDVAWSPINPALFASIDGDGRLDLWNLNQDTEVPTASVVVEAAPALNRLSWSPNGMNVTVGDVDGRIYVYDVAEHVATPRVDEWTKFAATLNELRMNQLDEFEEADKKTPIPQNPSISITSSSPHI
- the LOC129808204 gene encoding cytoplasmic dynein 1 intermediate chain isoform X5, which gives rise to MDRKAELERKKAKLAAMREEKDRRRREKEQKDMEEAAGRLGAGHDKDNRRDLDEMLSSLGVAPVSEVLSSLSSVNSAASDTSATHTPDGSLQPASLNGTQPASLKNRKPVNLSVVAVQTTNIPPKETVVYTKQTQTNSSGGHERDAHATDYYDEYNLNPGLEWEDEFTGDDEESSLPHIDHGFHSKLPPGILPHGLPRVGEVAPAVTPQEQQKKEVEEKKEIIELSEEQKQMIILSEEFQRFVLKSGKIMERALSESVDIYKDYVGGGDTDEATDEKSHARLSLNRTFYCDRWSKNRCVTSMDWSTHFPELLVASYHNNEEGHNEPDGVVAVWNTKFKKKTPEDVFHCQSAVMSACFAKFHPNLILGGTYSGQIVLWDNRVQKRTPIQRTPLSATAHTHPVFCLSMVGSQNAHNVISISTDGKLCSWSLDMLSMPQDTLELQHKQAKSIAVTCMGFPNGEINNFVVGSEDGFVYSASRHGNRAGISEIYEKHLGPVTGISTHYNQSSPDFGHLFLTSSMDWTIKLWSLKENKPLYSFEDNSDYVMDVAWSPINPALFASIDGDGRLDLWNLNQDTEVPTASVVVEAAPALNRLSWSPNGMNVTVGDVDGRIYVYDVAEHVATPRVDEWTKFAATLNELRMNQLDEFEEADKKTPIPQNPSISITSSSPHI
- the LOC129808204 gene encoding cytoplasmic dynein 1 intermediate chain isoform X1, whose protein sequence is MDRKAELERKKAKLAAMREEKDRRRREKEQKDMEEAAGRLGAGHDKDNRRDLDEMLSSLGVAPVSEVLSSLSSVNSAASDTSATHTPDGSLQPASLNGTQPASLKNRKPVNLSVVAVQTTNIPPKETVVYTKQTQTNSSGGHERDVLSCHSSPLSGYMEDWWRPRKAHATDYYDEYNLNPGLEWEDEFTGDDEESSLPHIDHGFHSKLPPGILPHGLPRVGEVAPAVTPQEQQKKEVEEKKEIIELSEEQKQMIILSEEFQRFVLKSGKIMERALSESVDIYKDYVGGGDTDEATDEKSHARLSLNRTFYCDRWSKNRCVTSMDWSTHFPELLVASYHNNEEGHNEPDGVVAVWNTKFKKKTPEDVFHCQSAVMSACFAKFHPNLILGGTYSGQIVLWDNRVQKRTPIQRTPLSATAHTHPVFCLSMVGSQNAHNVISISTDGKLCSWSLDMLSMPQDTLELQHKQAKSIAVTCMGFPNGEINNFVVGSEDGFVYSASRHGNRAGISEIYEKHLGPVTGISTHYNQSSPDFGHLFLTSSMDWTIKLWSLKENKPLYSFEDNSDYVMDVAWSPINPALFASIDGDGRLDLWNLNQDTEVPTASVVVEAAPALNRLSWSPNGMNVTVGDVDGRIYVYDVAEHVATPRVDEWTKFAATLNELRMNQLDEFEEADKKTPIPQNPSISITSSSPHI